The sequence ATTTATTTAAAAACAAAAGAGTGCGACAAGGCGATTCCGGTTTTAGTGCGTTTGGAAAATGAAGCGGATAATTCTCAAAATAAAAACTTCGCGCAAGCTAATCTGATGAAATGTTATTATGACAAAAAAGATTATGACAATTCGGTTATTGCCGCTGATAAAGTATTAGAAAATCCAAAAGCAGATGCAGGTGTAAAAGCAGATGCGCAAATTATTGTGGCGCGCGCTGCCATGCAAACAGGAAATGAAGACAAAGCAAAAGCAGCTTACGCAAAACTTTCGACAACTTCAAAAGGAGAATTAGCCGCAGAAGCGCTGTATTATGATGCTTATTTTAAAACCAAAGAAGGAAAATTTGATGCATCGAATGTTGCAGTTCAAAAACTGGCAAAAAATTATTCGGCATACAAATATTATGGAGCAAAAGGATTGGTCTTAATGGCGAAAAATTTCTACGGATTAAAAGACAGCTATCAAGCAACTTACATTTTAGATAACGTAATCAACAATTTTACAGATTATCCAGATGTAGTTGAAGAAGCAAAAAGAGAATTGAGTGCAATTAAATTAGAAGAATCAAAAACGAATTCGTCTATTAATAAATAAGAATAAAGAGAATAGAATAAAGAATATAGAGCATAGATTGGACGACAAAGATTGTAAGTCTATTTTCTTTATTCTTTCCTCTATTTTCTAAAAAGAAGAAAGAAATGAGTTTACCTTTTTATATAGTTGATGTTTTTGCCGATAAAAAATATGCCGGAAACCAATTGGCAGTTTTTTTGGATGCAGGAAATTTAAGTACAACAGAAATGCAAAATATGGCTCGCGAAATCAATTTTGCCGAAAGCACTTTTGTGACCAAATTGGACAAAGAAAACAACAAAGCTGAAATCAGAATATTTACTCCGGCGCATGAAATGCAGTTTGCGGGACATCCGATAATTGGCACTTCATGGGTTTTGATGAATAAGATTTTTGATAATGCACCGGAAGAAATTAAATTGGAAGTTCCGATTGGACCAATTGCGATTCATAAATCAGACGATTTGATTTGGTTAAAAGCGGCTCAGCCAAAGTTTTGGGATGTTTTTTCGAAAGAAGACTTCTCAACCTTCAGCAATCTGACATTAAGCGATTTTGAAAATCAGTTTCCAATTCAAGAAGTGACAACTGGAAGTGCTTTTGTAATGGTCGGATTAAGCAGCAAAAGAGCACTTGAAAATTTGGTTTTGGATAAAGATAAGACTGACAAATGGCTCAAAAATAATTGCAAAACGGATCATCGAGGTTTGTATTTCTACTATTTAGAAGGATCAAAACTATTTAGCCGAATGCTGTGTATCGAACACAATCAATTGGTTGAAGATGCAGCAACAGGAAGCGCGAGCACTTGTTTGCAGGCTTTTTTGCTGAAATATCATAAACCGGATATTGAATTGACAAATTATCAAGGAGATTACATTAACCGTCCATCTGAAATTTATTTTAAAGGAAAATTAGTTGGAGAACAATTTGATATCAAAATAGGAGGAAAAGCCCAGTTTGTAGCCAAAGGAGAGTGGGAAGCATAAGAATTAAAGAATTGATATAATTAGAAAATTAGATAATTGTGAAATGTAAAATGTAATATGTTTTAAGTGAAAGGCAAGTTGTTGATCATCTCGCATTTTACAACTTACATCTTACAATAGACATTTTACAAAATAAAAGAAATATGAAATTAAACTTCCGAAATAAAATCATCGTCTTACTGCTTTTGTTTGTTGTTCAGCTTTCGTTTTCTCAGAAAAAAAATGAAAACATCGGAACTGAAACAGTCAACGTAGTAAAGCCATATTCGCCAACAGTATCAGATGCTTTTAAAGTGAAAGAAACTCCTTCGCTTGACGACAGTGGCAATCAGCCGAAAGAAACTATTAAATATAGTATTTTGTCGGTTCCGGTTGCGTCAACTTTTACGCCTTCAAAAGGGAATGCGCAAGCGGTGGATAAATCTAAAAAAGAACGTTTGTTCAATAATTATGCAACGCTTGGAGTTGGAAATTATGGAACTCTAAATGCTGAATTGTTTGTAACGCAGGATTTAGGAAACAATGATTATGTGGCTGGAATGTTGCGCCATCATTCATCGCAAGGTGGGATTAAGGATGTAAACTTGAATGATGAGTTTTACGATACGGCAGTAAATGTTGGTTATGGAGTAATCAATCGCGATATGTCTTGGGGAGTTGATTTGGGGTATCAAAATCAGCTTTACAATTGGTATGGTCTTCCAACTGATTTTGGAATGACTCTGCCACCGCAAACGCAGGAAGATTTGATTAGAGGAATCAACCCAAATCATTCCTATAATACAATTTCATTAGGTGGAAATGCAGAATTTAATGAAGGTGTTTTCAGCAAAATTGCAACTCGATTTACGCATTTCTCAGATAGTTTTTCTTCTTCAGAAAATCGTTTTTACTTAAAACCAACTTTCAAAGTCGATGTAATGGATCAAGCCATAACTACAAATGTTATTATTGATCATGTGAGCGGTTCGTTTGAACATAATTATGCGCGAGATAATACCGAGCCATTAAAATATAGTTTGACAAATTTTGGGATTGAGCCAAGTTTTGTGATTCATGAAAACGAATGGACTTTGGAATTAGGAGCGGGATTATTTTATGGTTTAGATTCTGAAAACAGCGGCAATAAATTTTTTGTTTATCCAAAAGTTAACGCATCATATAAATTAGTAGGTGATTTGATGATTTTCTACACGGGTGCAAACGGAAGCTTGAATCAAAATTCGTATGCCGATTTTGTGAGCGAAAATCCATTTTTGTCTCCAACTTTAAATATGAGGCCAACAAGCAATCAATATACTGTTTTTGCTGGTTTAAAAGGGAAGTTGGCAAATAATGTGAGTTATAATTTAACGGGTTCTTATTTGAATGAAAAAGATAAAGCATTGTTTAAAAGCCAAGATTACACAGAAGATTTTTCAAATCAGAATTATGCTTTCGGAAACTCTTTTGATGTAGTTTATGATGATGTGAGAACTTTCCGTTTCTACGGAGAATTAAAAGCCGATTTCTCTCAAAATGTTTCTTTTGGAATTAATGGAACATTCAATAGTTATAAAACAGACGGTTTAGAAGCTTGGAATTTGCCTTCAATGAAATTAAGTTCAAATCTTGACGTTACTATTACGAAACAATGGTACGCAGGTTTAAATGTGTTTTATGTTGGAGAACGTAAAGACATGCAGACAAATCTGGATTTGGGTGTTGCTCCATCTGTGGTGACTTTGAAAAGCTATTTTGATGCCAATGCGCATTTAGGATACAAATACAACGAACGTTTGACTTTCTTTTTAAAACTGAATAACATTGGAAATCAAGCTTACGAAAGATGGCTGAATTATCCTGTTCAAGGATTCCAGGTTTTAGTGGGAGGAAATTATAAGTTTGACTTTTAGGAAGATTTTGCCGTAAAGGCACTCAGTCCCAGACTCACTTTAAATCTGGGACTTTTTAGCCATGATTTCATGAGTTTTTTGGAGTAAACTCGTGTTTTCATGGCTAATTTTTTATAATTTTATTTTTATGGATATTAAAATAAGACAAGAAAGAAAAGACGATTTTGAAAGTGTTTTTCGATTGATAGAAAAAGCCTTTGAAAAAGAGAAATACAGCGATCACAAAGAACAGTTTTTGGTAGAAAGATTAAGAAAATCTGATGCTTTTATCCCAGAATTGTCAATTGTAGCCGAAGCTGAAAACAAAATTGTCGGAAATATTTTATTTACTAAACTGCGAATAAAAAGTGAATCACAAACTTTTCAATCATTAGCATTAGCGCCAGTTTCTGTTTTGCCAGAATTTCAAGGAAAAGGAATTGGTTCGAAACTTATATTGCACGGACATGAAATTGCAAAAATTTTAGGATATAAATCGGTTATTTTATTAGGACATGAAGATTATTATCCAAGATTTGGATATGAACTTTGCGAAAAATACAATATTAAAATGCCCTTTGATGTTCCAGCTGAAAACTGTATGGTTCTCGCACTTATTCCTGAAGGGTTATCAGGAGTTAGCGGAAAAGTAATTTATCCAAAAGCTTTTTTCGAATAAAAATTGAATAAAGAAAAAACCTTAGCATCTTTGCATCTCAGAATCTTAGTACCTTCAAAAAAATGACTTTCAAACAAAAAATATATTCCCATTATCTCCAAATGGTTCAGGACCGAATTGATGTCTTCAGAGATATGATCTCAAATTTGACTGAAGATTCTAAAAACGACGCCAAAGGTTCGGCTGGAGATAAACACGAAACGGCATTGTCTATGATGCATATCGAGCAGGAAAAATTGACAAATAAGCTAAAAGAAGCAATCGGGCAGAAGGAAATTTTAGATAAAATTGACCCTGCAAAAACGACCGAAAATATTGTTCTGGGAAGCTTGGTAAAAGCAAACGGAATTTATTTATACGTAAGTGTTGCACTTCCAAAAATTGCAATTGACGGAATTAATGTAATTGCGCTTTCTCCGCAGTCTCCGCTGGGAAATCATTTAATGGGAAATAAAGTTGGGTTTCAGTTTGAAATTAATAAGACACATTATATTATTGAGAGTGTTGAGTAATTTATTTTTCAAGTATAGTCCCTACAGGACAATTTTACTTTGCGCGTATTTTTTCTACCAATATTTCTGCGAGATATGATTTTTAAGATTTAAATAAAAACCTGTTTTGTCTTCGAGTGAACTCCGTTAGGAGTTAAATATTGGTAGAAACACAATCAACCCAATACAATTGTCCCGTAGGGACTAAATCCACTACGTTTTTGTTATTTTAAAGACAGAAAAACCGTACTGGTAATTCTGCATGAAAATTCGCCAATCTTTGTCTAGTCCCAAGTTTGATTTCTCTTCTGAGACTTCGGGATCGAAATGACAAGATTGAACATAGAATAATATCTGAACAGCTTTTTCTTTTGTTGTTGCGAATCTTTCATGTATATTTTTAAAACTCAAAATTTAATTCAAAAAATTAGATTAAACTTTCAATTTTAAAGCGGTTTTTGGCTCAAAATTGAAAATTTCAAGTTTAAGCCTTTTTTTGATCTTAAAATTTTGCATTTTATATGTAAAATTAAATATTTGGTTTAAAATTGTAATTGAAATAAGGATTTGTGTTTTTCAATTGTAACTAATATTTCATCTTTGCCTTATCAAAATAAAATTTCAGAATAAAAAATATTAAAATATAGAATTATGTGCGGAATCGTATGTGCCTTTGATCTAAAACAAAAAGCCGAAACTTTAAGACCTCAAGTATTAGAAATGTCTAAAATCATTCGTCACCGTGGACCAGACTGGAGCGGTATTTATAGTAATGATAAAGCAATTCTTTCGCATGAGCGTTTGGCAATTGTAGATCCAGCTTCGGGAAAACAACCTTTATTTACAGAAGACAAAAAGTTGGTTTTGGCTGCAAATGGCGAAATTTACAATCATAGAGATCTTCGCAAGCAATATGAAGGAAAATACAACTTTCAAACAGAAAGTGATTGCGAAGTTATCTTAGCATTATACAGAGAAAAAGGAGTAAGTTTTGTTGATGAATTAAACGGAATCTTTGGATTCGCGATTTATGATGTTGATAAAGATGAATATTTTGTAGCTCGTGACCATATGGGAATTATTCCATTATACATTGGTTGGGATCAGCACGGGACTTTTTATGTGGCTTCTGAGTTAAAAGCTTTAGAAGGATATTGTACAAAAATTGAATTATTTCCTCCAGGACACTATTTGTCTAGTAAAGATGGAGAATTTGTACAATGGTACAAAAGAGATTGGACAGAGTATGATGCAGTAAAAGATAACGAAACAAGCATTCCAGAAATCAGAAAAGCGCTTGAAGCAGCAGTTCATA comes from Flavobacterium sp. KACC 22761 and encodes:
- a CDS encoding PhzF family phenazine biosynthesis protein; amino-acid sequence: MSLPFYIVDVFADKKYAGNQLAVFLDAGNLSTTEMQNMAREINFAESTFVTKLDKENNKAEIRIFTPAHEMQFAGHPIIGTSWVLMNKIFDNAPEEIKLEVPIGPIAIHKSDDLIWLKAAQPKFWDVFSKEDFSTFSNLTLSDFENQFPIQEVTTGSAFVMVGLSSKRALENLVLDKDKTDKWLKNNCKTDHRGLYFYYLEGSKLFSRMLCIEHNQLVEDAATGSASTCLQAFLLKYHKPDIELTNYQGDYINRPSEIYFKGKLVGEQFDIKIGGKAQFVAKGEWEA
- a CDS encoding TonB-dependent receptor codes for the protein MKLNFRNKIIVLLLLFVVQLSFSQKKNENIGTETVNVVKPYSPTVSDAFKVKETPSLDDSGNQPKETIKYSILSVPVASTFTPSKGNAQAVDKSKKERLFNNYATLGVGNYGTLNAELFVTQDLGNNDYVAGMLRHHSSQGGIKDVNLNDEFYDTAVNVGYGVINRDMSWGVDLGYQNQLYNWYGLPTDFGMTLPPQTQEDLIRGINPNHSYNTISLGGNAEFNEGVFSKIATRFTHFSDSFSSSENRFYLKPTFKVDVMDQAITTNVIIDHVSGSFEHNYARDNTEPLKYSLTNFGIEPSFVIHENEWTLELGAGLFYGLDSENSGNKFFVYPKVNASYKLVGDLMIFYTGANGSLNQNSYADFVSENPFLSPTLNMRPTSNQYTVFAGLKGKLANNVSYNLTGSYLNEKDKALFKSQDYTEDFSNQNYAFGNSFDVVYDDVRTFRFYGELKADFSQNVSFGINGTFNSYKTDGLEAWNLPSMKLSSNLDVTITKQWYAGLNVFYVGERKDMQTNLDLGVAPSVVTLKSYFDANAHLGYKYNERLTFFLKLNNIGNQAYERWLNYPVQGFQVLVGGNYKFDF
- a CDS encoding N-acetyltransferase, whose product is MDIKIRQERKDDFESVFRLIEKAFEKEKYSDHKEQFLVERLRKSDAFIPELSIVAEAENKIVGNILFTKLRIKSESQTFQSLALAPVSVLPEFQGKGIGSKLILHGHEIAKILGYKSVILLGHEDYYPRFGYELCEKYNIKMPFDVPAENCMVLALIPEGLSGVSGKVIYPKAFFE